Proteins from a genomic interval of Pseudomonas sp. RC10:
- the dcd gene encoding dCTP deaminase: MSIKSDKWIRRMAQEHGMIEPFVERQMRGEGADRLISFGVSSYGYDVRCADEFKVFTNINSATVDPKNFDEKSFVDVKSDVCIIPPNSFALARTVEYFRIPRNVLTICLGKSTYARCGIIVNVTPLEPEWEGHVTLEFSNTTTLPAKIYANEGVAQMLFLESDEECEVSYKDRGGKYQGQRGVTLPRT, translated from the coding sequence ATGAGCATCAAATCGGACAAGTGGATTCGCCGCATGGCGCAAGAGCACGGCATGATCGAGCCCTTCGTCGAACGCCAGATGCGCGGCGAGGGCGCCGACCGTCTGATCTCCTTCGGCGTCTCCAGCTACGGCTACGACGTGCGTTGCGCCGACGAATTCAAGGTGTTCACCAACATCAACTCGGCGACCGTCGATCCGAAGAATTTCGATGAAAAAAGTTTTGTCGACGTCAAGAGCGACGTCTGCATCATCCCGCCGAACTCCTTCGCGCTGGCGCGCACCGTCGAATACTTCCGAATTCCGCGCAACGTGCTGACCATCTGCCTGGGGAAAAGCACCTACGCCCGCTGCGGTATCATCGTCAACGTGACGCCGCTGGAGCCGGAATGGGAAGGCCACGTGACCCTGGAGTTCTCCAACACCACCACGCTGCCGGCCAAGATCTACGCGAACGAAGGCGTCGCACAGATGCTGTTCCTGGAATCTGACGAAGAATGCGAAGTCTCGTACAAGGACCGCGGCGGCAAGTACCAGGGTCAGCGCGGTGTCACTTTGCCACGCACCTGA
- a CDS encoding cold-shock protein, which yields MSNRQTGTVKWFNDEKGFGFITPQSGDDLFVHFKAIQSDGFKSLKEGQQVSFIATRGQKGMQAEEVQVI from the coding sequence ATGTCCAATCGCCAAACCGGTACCGTTAAGTGGTTCAACGATGAAAAAGGCTTCGGCTTCATCACTCCACAATCCGGTGACGACCTGTTCGTACACTTCAAAGCTATCCAATCCGACGGCTTCAAAAGCCTGAAAGAAGGCCAACAGGTTTCTTTCATCGCTACCCGCGGTCAGAAAGGCATGCAAGCTGAAGAAGTTCAAGTTATCTAA
- the apbC gene encoding iron-sulfur cluster carrier protein ApbC — protein MSAVNRATVEAVLRQYTDPYLNQDPVSAGCVRAIDIEGDRVSVQLELGYAAALFKNGWAQMLQMAIEGLEGVSSANVRIDTLITAHKAQGQIPGLANVKNIVAVASGKGGVGKSTTAANLALALSREGARVGILDADIYGPSQGVMFGIPEGTRPKVKDQKWFVPVEAHGIEVMSMAFLTDDNTPMVWRGPMVSGALLQLITQTAWNDLDYLVIDMPPGTGDIQLTLAQKVPVAGAVIVTTPQDLALLDAKKGVEMFRKVNIPVLGVVENMAVHICSNCGHAEHLFGEGGGEKLASQYGVELLASLPLSMLIREQADGGKPTAIAEPESQIAMVYQELARHVGARIVLQEAASPAMPNISVSDD, from the coding sequence ATGAGCGCTGTGAATCGCGCAACGGTGGAAGCCGTCCTTCGCCAGTACACCGATCCTTATTTGAACCAAGACCCGGTCAGCGCCGGTTGCGTGCGAGCCATCGACATCGAGGGTGATCGCGTCAGCGTGCAGCTGGAGCTGGGCTACGCCGCCGCGCTGTTCAAGAACGGTTGGGCGCAGATGCTACAAATGGCCATTGAGGGCCTGGAAGGCGTTTCGTCCGCCAACGTCCGGATCGATACTCTGATCACTGCGCACAAGGCGCAAGGGCAAATTCCGGGTCTGGCCAACGTCAAGAATATCGTTGCCGTCGCTTCGGGCAAAGGCGGGGTGGGCAAATCCACCACGGCCGCCAACCTGGCGCTGGCGCTGTCCCGCGAGGGCGCACGGGTGGGCATTCTCGATGCGGACATTTACGGCCCGAGCCAAGGCGTGATGTTCGGCATTCCCGAGGGCACGCGGCCGAAGGTCAAAGACCAGAAATGGTTCGTGCCGGTCGAGGCCCATGGCATCGAAGTGATGTCGATGGCGTTCCTGACCGACGACAACACGCCGATGGTCTGGCGAGGTCCGATGGTTTCCGGCGCTCTGTTGCAGCTCATCACCCAGACAGCGTGGAATGACTTGGATTATCTGGTCATCGACATGCCGCCGGGCACGGGCGATATCCAGTTGACCCTGGCGCAAAAGGTCCCGGTTGCGGGCGCCGTCATCGTCACCACTCCTCAGGATCTGGCATTGCTGGATGCGAAAAAGGGCGTGGAAATGTTCCGCAAGGTGAACATTCCAGTGCTGGGCGTCGTCGAGAACATGGCGGTGCACATCTGCTCGAATTGCGGCCATGCCGAGCACTTGTTCGGTGAAGGCGGTGGCGAAAAGCTGGCGTCGCAATACGGCGTGGAGCTGCTGGCTTCGTTGCCGTTGTCGATGCTGATTCGCGAACAGGCGGACGGCGGCAAGCCGACAGCAATTGCCGAACCGGAAAGCCAGATTGCCATGGTCTATCAGGAGCTGGCGCGTCACGTGGGGGCGCGCATTGTGTTGCAGGAAGCTGCGTCGCCTGCGATGCCGAACATTTCCGTCAGCGACGATTGA
- the metG gene encoding methionine--tRNA ligase has product MSEPRKILVTSALPYANGSIHLGHMLEYIQTDMWVRFQKHRGNQCIYVCADDAHGSAIMLRAEKEGITPEQLIANVQAEHSADFADFLVDFDNFHSTHAEENRELSSLIYTRLRDAGHIATRSVTQYFDPEKKMFLADRFIKGTCPKCGTEDQYGDNCEKCGATYAPTDLKDPKSAISGATPVLKDSKHFFFDLPAFDAMLKSWTRSGTLQDAVANKIAEWLDSGLQQWDISRDAPYFGFEIPDEPGKYFYVWLDAPIGYMASFKNLCDRTPDLDFDAFWNKDSTTELYHFIGKDIVNFHALFWPAMLEGSGFRKPSGINVHGYLTVNGQKMSKSRGTFIKARTYLEHLSPEYLRYYYAAKLGRGVDDLDLNLEDFVQKVNSDLIGKVVNIASRCAGFIHKGNAGVLVAGNAAPELTDAFLAAAPSIAEAYEARDFARAMREIMALADRANAWIADKAPWSLAKQDGKQDEVQAICALGINLFRQLVIFLKPVLPNLAADAEQFLNVAPLTWNDHLTLLSTHQLNPFQALMTRIDPAKVEAMTNASKEDLTASATDTGATAQGNGELTKDPLSPEIDFDAFAAIDLRVALIEKAEHVEGADKLLRLTLDIGDEKRNVFSGIKSAYPNPAELEGRLTMMIANLKPRKMRFGISEGMVMAAGPGGEEIYLLSPDSGAKPGQRIK; this is encoded by the coding sequence ATGTCCGAGCCACGCAAGATCCTCGTCACCAGCGCCCTGCCCTATGCCAACGGTTCCATCCACCTTGGCCACATGCTCGAATACATCCAGACCGACATGTGGGTGCGTTTCCAGAAGCACCGCGGCAATCAGTGCATCTACGTGTGCGCAGACGATGCCCACGGCTCGGCGATCATGCTCCGCGCAGAAAAAGAAGGCATCACCCCGGAACAACTCATCGCCAACGTCCAGGCCGAGCACAGCGCCGACTTTGCCGACTTCCTGGTGGATTTCGACAATTTCCACTCGACCCACGCCGAAGAAAACCGTGAGCTGTCGAGCCTGATCTACACCCGTCTGCGCGACGCCGGGCACATCGCCACGCGTTCCGTGACCCAGTATTTCGACCCGGAAAAGAAAATGTTCCTGGCCGACCGCTTCATCAAGGGCACCTGCCCGAAATGCGGCACCGAAGACCAGTACGGCGACAACTGCGAAAAATGCGGCGCCACCTACGCACCGACCGATCTGAAAGACCCGAAATCGGCGATTTCCGGCGCAACCCCGGTGCTCAAGGACTCCAAGCACTTCTTCTTCGACCTGCCCGCTTTCGACGCCATGCTGAAGAGCTGGACCCGCAGCGGCACCCTGCAAGACGCGGTCGCGAACAAGATCGCCGAATGGCTGGATTCAGGCCTGCAACAGTGGGACATCTCCCGGGACGCCCCGTATTTCGGTTTCGAGATTCCGGACGAGCCGGGCAAGTATTTCTACGTCTGGCTGGACGCGCCCATCGGCTACATGGCCAGCTTCAAGAACCTGTGCGACCGTACGCCGGACCTTGATTTCGACGCGTTCTGGAACAAAGACTCGACCACCGAGCTGTATCACTTCATCGGCAAGGACATCGTCAATTTCCACGCGCTGTTCTGGCCCGCGATGCTCGAAGGCTCGGGCTTCCGTAAACCAAGCGGCATCAACGTCCATGGCTACCTGACCGTCAATGGCCAGAAAATGTCCAAGTCCCGTGGCACCTTCATCAAGGCGCGCACTTACCTTGAGCACCTGTCGCCGGAATACCTGCGTTATTACTACGCAGCCAAGCTGGGCCGTGGCGTCGACGACCTGGACCTGAACCTCGAAGACTTCGTGCAGAAGGTCAACTCCGACCTGATCGGCAAGGTCGTGAACATCGCCAGCCGTTGCGCCGGTTTCATTCATAAAGGCAACGCGGGTGTGCTGGTGGCGGGCAATGCCGCGCCAGAGCTGACCGACGCGTTCCTGGCGGCCGCGCCGAGCATCGCAGAAGCCTACGAAGCGCGTGATTTCGCCCGTGCCATGCGTGAAATCATGGCCCTGGCCGATCGCGCCAACGCCTGGATCGCCGACAAGGCCCCGTGGTCGCTGGCCAAGCAGGACGGCAAACAGGACGAAGTCCAGGCCATCTGCGCACTGGGTATCAACCTGTTCCGCCAACTGGTGATTTTCCTCAAGCCGGTGCTACCGAATCTGGCCGCCGATGCCGAACAGTTCCTCAACGTCGCGCCGCTGACATGGAACGACCATTTGACCCTGCTCAGCACTCATCAGTTGAACCCGTTCCAGGCCCTGATGACCCGCATCGACCCGGCCAAGGTGGAAGCCATGACCAACGCCTCTAAAGAAGACCTGACTGCCAGCGCCACCGACACGGGTGCAACTGCGCAAGGCAACGGAGAACTGACCAAGGATCCGCTGTCGCCAGAAATCGACTTCGATGCCTTCGCGGCCATCGACCTGCGCGTGGCGTTGATCGAGAAAGCCGAGCATGTCGAAGGGGCTGACAAACTGCTACGCCTGACGTTGGATATCGGCGATGAGAAGCGCAATGTGTTCTCCGGAATCAAGAGTGCTTACCCGAATCCGGCCGAGTTGGAAGGTCGCCTGACCATGATGATCGCCAACCTCAAGCCTCGGAAAATGCGTTTTGGCATTTCTGAGGGCATGGTGATGGCGGCCGGTCCTGGCGGTGAAGAGATCTACCTGTTGAGCCCTGACAGCGGCGCCAAGCCGGGCCAGCGCATCAAGTAA
- the rsxB gene encoding electron transport complex subunit RsxB, translating into MNLIQRIDALLPQTQCGKCDHPGCKPYAEGIANGEAINKCPPGGDESIAALSRLLNVPVIPLDTERGSAPPQIAFIREAECIGCTKCIQACPVDAIVGAAKLMHTVIIDECTGCDLCVAPCPVDCIDMLPLPSSAVVAIVGGLALDEAQRLARAAKRGHARQRFEARNTRLQREEQQRQAERLARQRKSESLAPANADPVQAALARVRTQKAADHDAALKQARVNLAMSRAQLNKSLKAFGHPPIAEQAARLVELQREFEEAEQALVGIQQAAPLTPGPSATPSAEEKPAVKPDKAALNRAKIQLAMRRAALSKAQAAGLPAEEIAVLTGEVAQAQQALNVLDGS; encoded by the coding sequence ATGAACCTGATTCAGCGGATTGACGCCTTGCTGCCGCAAACCCAATGCGGCAAATGCGACCACCCTGGCTGCAAGCCCTACGCCGAAGGGATTGCCAACGGCGAAGCCATCAACAAATGCCCGCCTGGCGGCGATGAAAGCATCGCGGCGTTGTCGCGCCTCTTGAATGTGCCCGTCATTCCACTCGATACCGAACGTGGCAGCGCTCCTCCCCAGATCGCCTTCATCCGTGAAGCCGAATGCATTGGTTGCACCAAGTGCATTCAGGCGTGCCCGGTGGACGCCATCGTCGGCGCCGCCAAACTGATGCACACCGTGATCATCGACGAATGCACGGGTTGCGATCTGTGCGTCGCCCCTTGCCCCGTCGATTGCATCGACATGCTGCCGCTGCCCTCCTCCGCTGTCGTGGCCATTGTGGGCGGCCTGGCGTTGGATGAAGCCCAGCGATTGGCTCGGGCGGCCAAGCGCGGCCACGCTCGTCAGCGATTCGAGGCCCGCAACACACGCCTGCAACGCGAAGAGCAGCAGCGTCAGGCTGAACGTCTTGCACGCCAACGCAAATCGGAAAGCCTTGCCCCGGCCAACGCCGATCCTGTCCAGGCGGCATTGGCGCGGGTGAGGACACAAAAGGCTGCCGACCACGATGCCGCGCTGAAACAAGCACGCGTCAATCTCGCCATGAGCCGTGCTCAGTTGAATAAGTCGCTCAAAGCCTTTGGCCACCCGCCCATCGCGGAGCAGGCTGCGCGGCTGGTGGAGTTGCAGAGGGAGTTTGAAGAGGCTGAACAGGCGCTGGTCGGGATTCAACAGGCTGCGCCGCTGACTCCAGGCCCTTCAGCCACGCCATCCGCTGAGGAAAAACCTGCCGTCAAACCCGACAAAGCAGCGCTGAATCGCGCCAAAATCCAGCTGGCCATGCGCCGGGCAGCCTTGAGCAAGGCTCAAGCCGCCGGTCTGCCTGCTGAAGAGATTGCCGTGTTGACCGGTGAGGTTGCTCAGGCACAGCAGGCATTGAACGTTCTGGACGGGTCTTAA
- the nth gene encoding endonuclease III, giving the protein MNAAKRLEIFRRLHEDNPDPKTELSYSSPFELLIAVILSAQATDVSVNKATARLYPVANTPQGIYALGVEGLSDYIKTIGLYNSKAKNVIETCRMLVELHGGEVPQTREALEALPGVGRKTANVVLNTAFRQLAMAVDTHIFRVSNRTGVAPGKNVVEVEHKLMKFVPKDYLLDAHHWLILHGRYVCVARKPRCGSCRIEDLCEYKAKTSDD; this is encoded by the coding sequence ATGAATGCAGCAAAACGTCTGGAAATCTTCCGCCGTCTTCACGAGGACAATCCTGATCCTAAAACGGAGTTGTCCTACAGTTCTCCCTTTGAGTTGCTGATTGCAGTCATTCTCTCGGCGCAAGCGACTGACGTCAGCGTCAATAAGGCCACAGCGCGGCTCTACCCGGTCGCCAACACCCCTCAAGGCATTTACGCGCTAGGGGTTGAGGGCCTTTCGGACTACATCAAAACCATCGGACTCTATAACAGCAAGGCAAAGAACGTGATCGAGACCTGCCGCATGCTGGTCGAGCTTCATGGCGGCGAGGTGCCGCAGACGCGTGAAGCGTTGGAAGCTTTGCCTGGCGTGGGCCGCAAGACGGCCAATGTGGTGCTCAATACGGCTTTCAGGCAGTTGGCGATGGCGGTTGATACGCATATTTTCCGAGTGAGCAACCGGACAGGCGTTGCGCCCGGAAAGAATGTCGTTGAGGTCGAGCATAAGCTCATGAAGTTTGTGCCGAAGGACTATCTGCTGGACGCCCATCACTGGCTGATCCTTCACGGCCGATACGTGTGTGTGGCGCGCAAGCCTCGTTGCGGCAGTTGTCGGATCGAGGACCTGTGCGAATACAAGGCAAAAACCTCCGACGATTGA
- a CDS encoding response regulator transcription factor, producing the protein MNKVLIVDDHPVIRLAVRMLMERHGYEVIAETDNGVDALQLAREHLPDIVILDIGIPKLDGLEVIARLTAMTLPFKVLILTSQSPGHFSMRCMQAGAAGYVCKQQDLTELLSAIKAVLSGYSYFPNQALHTVRSSLGNASEAEMVDRLSGREMMVLQQLARGRTNKEIADGMFLSNKTVSTYKTRLLLKLNAHSLVDLIELAQRNGLV; encoded by the coding sequence ATGAATAAAGTGTTGATCGTAGATGATCACCCGGTCATTCGGCTTGCCGTACGCATGCTGATGGAGCGGCACGGGTATGAGGTCATCGCGGAAACGGACAACGGGGTAGACGCGCTGCAACTGGCCCGTGAGCATCTGCCCGATATCGTCATTCTGGACATTGGTATTCCCAAGCTGGATGGGTTGGAGGTCATTGCCCGGCTCACAGCCATGACGCTGCCCTTCAAAGTGCTGATCCTGACCTCTCAGTCACCGGGGCACTTTTCGATGCGGTGCATGCAGGCAGGGGCCGCTGGCTACGTTTGCAAGCAGCAGGATTTGACCGAGCTGCTGAGCGCTATCAAGGCGGTGTTGTCGGGTTATAGCTATTTCCCTAACCAGGCGCTGCACACCGTTCGATCCAGCCTGGGCAACGCCAGTGAGGCTGAGATGGTTGATCGGCTGTCAGGGCGAGAAATGATGGTGTTGCAGCAACTCGCGAGGGGCAGGACGAACAAGGAAATTGCAGACGGTATGTTTCTGAGCAACAAGACTGTCAGCACCTACAAAACGCGTCTTTTGTTAAAGCTCAACGCTCATTCACTGGTCGATCTGATTGAGCTCGCGCAGCGTAACGGGCTTGTCTAG
- a CDS encoding argininosuccinate synthase, with protein sequence MADVNKVVLAYSGGLDTSVILKWLQDTYNCEVVTFTADLGQGEEVEPARAKAQAMGVKEIYIDDLREEFVRDFVFPMFRANTVYEGEYLLGTSIARPLIAKRLIEIANETGADAISHGATGKGNDQVRFELGAYALKPGVKVIAPWREWDLLSREKLMDYAEKHAIPIERHGKKKSPYSMDANLLHISYEGGVLEDTWTEHEEDMWRWTVSPENAPDKAQYLELTYRNGDIVALDGVEMTPATVLATLNRIGGEHGIGRLDIVENRYVGMKSRGCYETPGGTIMLRAHRAIESITLDREVAHLKDELMPKYASLIYTGYWWSPERLMLQQMIDASQAHVNGVVRLKLYKGNVIVTGRKSDDSLFDANIATFEEDGGAYNQADAAGFIKLNALRMRIAANKNRKLF encoded by the coding sequence ATGGCGGACGTTAACAAGGTAGTTCTCGCGTATTCCGGTGGCCTGGATACTTCGGTGATCCTGAAGTGGCTGCAAGATACGTACAACTGCGAAGTGGTGACTTTTACCGCTGACCTGGGTCAGGGCGAAGAAGTCGAGCCAGCACGCGCCAAGGCGCAAGCCATGGGCGTCAAAGAAATCTACATCGACGACCTGCGCGAAGAATTCGTGCGTGATTTCGTGTTCCCGATGTTCCGCGCCAACACCGTCTACGAAGGCGAGTACCTGCTGGGTACCTCCATCGCACGTCCGCTGATCGCCAAGCGCCTGATCGAAATCGCCAACGAAACCGGTGCCGACGCCATTTCCCACGGCGCGACCGGCAAGGGCAACGACCAAGTGCGTTTCGAACTGGGTGCTTATGCACTGAAGCCAGGCGTGAAAGTGATTGCTCCATGGCGCGAGTGGGACCTGCTGTCCCGCGAGAAGCTGATGGACTACGCCGAGAAGCACGCGATCCCGATCGAGCGTCACGGCAAGAAGAAATCCCCGTACTCCATGGACGCCAACCTGCTGCACATCTCCTATGAGGGCGGCGTGCTGGAAGACACCTGGACCGAGCACGAAGAAGACATGTGGCGCTGGACCGTTTCCCCTGAAAACGCTCCGGACAAGGCGCAGTACCTGGAACTGACCTACCGCAATGGCGACATCGTTGCGCTGGACGGCGTCGAAATGACCCCGGCCACCGTTCTCGCGACCTTGAACCGCATCGGCGGCGAGCACGGCATCGGCCGTCTGGACATCGTCGAAAACCGTTACGTCGGCATGAAGTCCCGTGGCTGCTATGAAACTCCGGGCGGCACCATCATGCTGCGTGCTCACCGCGCCATCGAGTCGATCACCCTGGACCGCGAAGTCGCCCACCTCAAAGACGAGCTGATGCCGAAATACGCCAGCCTGATCTACACCGGTTACTGGTGGAGCCCGGAGCGTCTGATGCTGCAACAGATGATCGACGCCTCCCAGGCCCACGTGAACGGTGTCGTTCGCCTGAAACTGTACAAAGGTAATGTGATCGTCACCGGCCGCAAGTCCGACGATTCGCTGTTCGATGCCAACATCGCGACCTTCGAAGAAGACGGCGGTGCGTACAACCAGGCCGACGCGGCGGGCTTCATCAAGCTCAATGCGTTGCGCATGCGCATTGCCGCGAACAAGAACCGCAAGCTGTTCTGA
- a CDS encoding OmpA family protein encodes MRQRYLALLSVFASLPAVALTFQTRLENIEWKVEGDQFECRLTQPITDFGAGEFVRRAGEQPTFRLKANGYSLASGSATLIAAAAPWQPGRGDLNLGAVKVSNGNIPFNTSQAQAGRLIAGLMEGRSPVIRHALRDGGGAMEVRLLPVKFSQAYSDFQLCTAKLLPMNFEQVRQAEIGFPSGGIDLDAQAKRHLDTVLAYMKADPTVNRVELDGHSDNSGNRLTNRDLSRRRALAVMDYLKAQGVPEEQITLRFHGEQYPLVPNTNNANRARNRRVNIHLDRVAEQKPAVAPTAAPAPITPPAVPAPAATPAPTAAAGNNAPKV; translated from the coding sequence GTGCGCCAGCGATATCTAGCCCTGCTCAGCGTGTTTGCCAGCCTGCCGGCCGTGGCTCTCACTTTCCAGACGCGTCTGGAGAATATCGAGTGGAAGGTAGAGGGCGACCAATTCGAGTGTCGTCTGACTCAACCGATCACCGATTTCGGTGCGGGCGAGTTCGTGCGTCGTGCGGGTGAGCAGCCTACGTTCCGACTGAAGGCTAACGGTTACAGCCTGGCTTCGGGGTCCGCAACGCTGATCGCAGCGGCAGCACCGTGGCAGCCGGGAAGGGGAGATCTCAACCTCGGGGCGGTCAAGGTCAGCAACGGCAATATTCCGTTCAATACCAGCCAGGCGCAGGCCGGGCGGTTGATCGCAGGGTTGATGGAAGGCCGCAGTCCGGTCATTCGCCATGCGCTGCGCGACGGTGGCGGTGCGATGGAAGTCCGTCTCCTGCCAGTGAAATTCAGCCAGGCGTACAGCGACTTTCAGCTGTGCACCGCGAAACTGCTACCCATGAACTTCGAGCAGGTCCGTCAGGCGGAGATCGGCTTTCCCAGTGGGGGAATCGACCTCGATGCCCAGGCTAAACGACACCTCGACACCGTGCTGGCCTATATGAAGGCTGATCCGACGGTCAATCGGGTGGAGCTGGATGGGCACTCCGATAACAGCGGCAACCGTTTGACCAACCGCGACCTGTCGCGGCGTCGTGCGCTGGCCGTCATGGATTACCTCAAGGCCCAAGGCGTGCCGGAAGAGCAGATCACCCTGCGTTTCCACGGCGAGCAGTACCCGCTGGTGCCCAACACCAACAACGCCAACCGCGCCCGTAACCGTCGGGTGAACATTCACCTTGATCGCGTCGCCGAGCAAAAACCGGCCGTTGCGCCGACGGCAGCCCCAGCGCCTATCACCCCGCCTGCCGTCCCGGCCCCGGCAGCGACACCAGCCCCCACGGCCGCCGCTGGAAACAACGCCCCGAAGGTGTAA
- the pyrC gene encoding dihydroorotase, with amino-acid sequence MSDRLTLLRPDDWHIHLRDGAVLPHTVADVARTFGRAIIMPNLVPPVRNAEQADAYRQRILAARPLGSRFEPLMVLYLTDVTQPEDIRAAKASGFVYAAKLYPAGATTNSDSGVTSVDKIFPVLEAMAEVGMPLLIHGEVTRGDIDVFDREKIFIDEHMRRVVERFPTLKVVFEHITTGDAVQFVNEASANVGATITAHHLLYNRNHMLVGGIRPHFYCLPILKRNTHQVALLDAATGGSKKFFLGTDSAPHAQHAKEAACGCAGCYTAYAAIELYAEAFEQRNALDKLEGFASLNGPAFYGLPANTDTITLVREEWTAPASLPFGELSVIPLRAGETLRWRLLEEHA; translated from the coding sequence ATGTCCGACCGCCTGACCCTCCTGCGCCCCGACGACTGGCATATCCATCTTCGTGATGGCGCTGTTTTGCCCCACACCGTCGCTGACGTTGCGCGCACCTTTGGCCGCGCCATCATCATGCCGAACCTCGTGCCGCCGGTACGCAACGCGGAGCAAGCCGATGCCTATCGCCAGCGCATCCTCGCTGCCCGTCCGCTTGGCAGCCGCTTCGAGCCGCTGATGGTGCTGTACCTCACTGACGTGACGCAGCCGGAAGACATCCGCGCTGCCAAGGCCAGTGGCTTTGTGTATGCCGCCAAGCTGTACCCGGCTGGCGCCACCACCAACTCCGATTCGGGCGTGACCAGCGTCGACAAGATTTTCCCGGTCCTCGAAGCGATGGCCGAAGTCGGCATGCCGCTGTTGATCCACGGCGAAGTGACCCGTGGCGACATTGACGTGTTTGATCGCGAAAAGATCTTCATCGACGAACACATGCGTCGTGTGGTCGAGCGTTTCCCGACGCTGAAAGTCGTGTTCGAACACATCACCACCGGCGATGCCGTGCAGTTCGTCAACGAGGCTTCGGCCAACGTCGGCGCAACCATCACTGCGCACCATTTGCTGTACAACCGCAACCACATGCTGGTGGGCGGGATTCGTCCGCACTTCTATTGCCTGCCGATCCTCAAGCGCAACACCCACCAGGTCGCGCTGCTGGACGCTGCCACCGGCGGCAGCAAAAAGTTCTTCCTGGGCACTGACTCGGCGCCGCACGCGCAGCATGCCAAAGAAGCCGCTTGCGGCTGTGCCGGCTGCTACACCGCGTACGCGGCGATCGAGCTGTATGCCGAAGCGTTCGAACAACGCAACGCGCTGGACAAGCTCGAAGGGTTCGCCAGCCTGAACGGCCCGGCGTTCTACGGCCTGCCCGCCAACACCGACACCATTACTTTGGTCCGTGAAGAATGGACCGCCCCTGCCAGCCTGCCTTTTGGCGAGCTGTCCGTTATCCCGCTGCGCGCCGGTGAGACACTGCGCTGGCGCCTGCTGGAGGAACACGCGTGA
- the rnt gene encoding ribonuclease T, with amino-acid sequence MSEDHYDDEQEGSGGGTGSRHPMAARFRGYLPVVVDVETGGFNSATDALLEIAATTIGMDEKGFVFPEHTYFFRVEPFEGANIEAAALEFTGIKLDHPLRMAVSEETALNDIFRGVRKALKANGCKRAILVGHNASFDLGFLNAAVARLDMKRNPFHPFSSFDTATLAGLAYGQTVLAKACQSADIDFDGREAHSARYDTEKTAELFCGIVNRWKEMGGWHDFDD; translated from the coding sequence GTGAGTGAAGACCATTACGACGACGAACAGGAAGGTTCTGGCGGCGGTACAGGCTCCAGGCATCCGATGGCAGCACGCTTTCGTGGCTACCTGCCGGTCGTCGTCGACGTAGAAACCGGCGGTTTCAACTCGGCCACCGATGCGTTGCTGGAAATTGCCGCGACCACCATCGGCATGGACGAAAAGGGTTTCGTGTTCCCGGAACACACCTACTTTTTCCGCGTCGAGCCGTTCGAAGGCGCCAACATCGAAGCCGCGGCGCTGGAATTCACTGGCATCAAGCTCGATCACCCGCTGCGCATGGCTGTGAGTGAAGAAACCGCGCTGAATGACATCTTCCGTGGCGTACGCAAGGCGCTGAAAGCCAATGGCTGCAAGCGGGCGATTCTGGTCGGCCATAACGCCAGCTTCGATCTGGGCTTTCTGAATGCCGCCGTTGCGCGACTGGACATGAAGCGCAACCCGTTTCACCCCTTCTCCAGTTTCGACACGGCGACGCTCGCGGGCTTGGCATACGGCCAGACCGTGCTGGCCAAGGCCTGCCAATCGGCGGACATCGACTTCGACGGTCGCGAAGCCCACTCGGCTCGTTACGACACTGAAAAGACCGCCGAGCTGTTCTGCGGCATCGTCAACCGCTGGAAAGAAATGGGCGGCTGGCACGACTTCGACGATTGA
- a CDS encoding bacterioferritin-associated ferredoxin, with protein sequence MYVCLCQGVTDGQIREAIMEGCCSYREVRETLGVASKCGKCACLAKEVVRETLTELQTSQAALAYPAEFSAA encoded by the coding sequence ATGTATGTCTGCCTTTGCCAAGGTGTTACCGACGGACAGATCCGCGAAGCAATCATGGAAGGATGCTGCAGTTACCGTGAAGTGCGCGAGACCCTGGGTGTCGCCAGCAAATGTGGGAAATGTGCCTGCCTGGCGAAGGAAGTGGTGCGTGAAACCCTGACTGAACTGCAAACGTCACAGGCCGCCCTCGCCTATCCCGCGGAATTTTCTGCTGCGTGA